The Styela clava chromosome 10, kaStyClav1.hap1.2, whole genome shotgun sequence genome window below encodes:
- the LOC120338270 gene encoding protein rolling stone-like yields MPKCCSCIALKSGIRKIFNKKNLFYEDANRKDFSSFLWCECPRTYVMYRCLMFIFSLGWLISHLERNYRTGTLAEFMLYLTHWFEIIFNVYLLLSVATAMVEIRKNSVLTEIQLEKESASKEVVESTEEVDHLEKDDADSLQGRKSLRWYHKCTWYSYESSLVGSLLITIVYWSYLWTGTSVKENPFDIYQHGLNCVILFIDLSITRLPIKLAHAVQHSLFVFMFMMFSLAVSYIRYAKGYEKLAIYWILDWMNYTKCAVLITLGIFPAMFLLQVVIVGANQVKLNLHRKFTNNSTAVLMRQDI; encoded by the exons ATGCCAAAATGTTGTTCGTGTATTGCGTTGAAGTCtggaattagaaaaatatttaataagaaGAATCTGTTTTATGAAGATGCAAATCGAAAAGATTTCAGCTCGTTTCTT tgGTGTGAATGCCCCCGTACATATGTCATGTACAGGTGTTTGATGTTCATTTTCTCTCTCGGATGGCTAATATCGCACTTAGAAAGAAATTATCGTACTGGAACGTTGGCTGAATTCATGCTTTATCTCACACACtggtttgaaattatttttaatgtcTACCTCCTATTATCGGTTGCCACAGCAATGGTTGAAATTCGGAAAAACTCAGTATTGACTGAAATACAACTCGAAAAAG AAAGTGCTTCAAAAGAGGTTGTTGAATCAACGGAGGAAGTGGATCATTTAGAAAAAGACGATGCGGATTCCTTACAAGGCAGAAAATCATTACGTTGGTATCATAAATGTACATGGTACAGCTACGAGTCATCGTTAGTTGGTTCACTGCTGATAACAATAGTTTATTGGTCATATTTATGGACCGGAACCAGCGTAAAAGAAAACCCTTTTGATATTTATCAACACGGGCTCAACTGTGTGATATTATTCATAGATTTAAGTATCACTAGACTACCAATTAAGCTTGCTCATGCAGTACAGCATAgtctttttgtttttatgtttatgATGTTCTCGCTTGCAGTATCTTACATTCGTTACGCAAAAGGATATGAAAAGCTAGCAATATACTGGATATTAGATTGGATGAATTATACAAAATGTGCCGTACTCATAACTTTGGGGATTTTTCCCGCGATGTTTTTGTTGCAAGTTGTAATTGTTGGTGCGAATCAAGTAAAACTGAACTTGCATAGAAAATTCACAAACAATTCCACTGCTGTATTAATGAGGCAAGATATTTAA